The Solanum pennellii chromosome 4, SPENNV200 genomic interval CTATTGGAGCTAGTACGCTCAGATTTGTGTGGTTCTTTtaaagtgaagtcaaaaggcggtgcactttactttgctacTATCATTAATGATCGTTCTCGCAAGATTTGGGTATATCCTTTAAAATCCAGAGATCAACtgcttgatgtgtttaaacagTTTCAAGCCTTATCTGAGAGACAAACGGGATAAGAAGTGAAAATGTATTCGTAcggataatggtggtgagtatattggtccctcTGATAACTACTGCAGATCACAAGGACAAGGAATTCGtcatcagaagactcctccaaagactcctgattaaatggtttggcagagagGATAAACAAAACTTTAGTTGAGAGAATTAAATGTGTGCTTTCAAAGGCTAAACATccaaattcattttgtgctgaagcacttaacactgttgcttatgttatcaatttgtctcctgttgttgctttggGTGGTGATGTTCCAAACAAAGTTTAGTTTGATAAGGACGTCttttatgatcacttgaaagtgttcgggtgtaaagcttgtgtgcatgttccaaaagatgagaggttgaaattggatgttaaaactaagcagtgcatcttcattggttatggtcaagatcaGTTTGGATATCACTTTTATAATCCAATTGATAAGAAGCTCATTAGAAGTCGTGATGTTGCgttctttgaagatcaaactattgaacATATTGACAAGACTGAGCAACTAGATTCTCATGctgatgagagcttagttgatgttgatccaattcctatTATTGATATATCTTATGAACATGCGGGAACACAAGGTAATAATCCAGATAATGATCAGAGTGTAGAACATATAATTGTTTctattgatgatgttgtggttgataattAACCAACTCATGGTGAGATTATCAGTTCAGATGCTCCAGAAACCTCTTGTAGATATCTACTAGAGAGAAGCGAAGCTTAACACGTTATTCTCATGATAAGTATATTCTTTTGACTAACATGGGAGAACCTGAAGGTTATAATGAAGTCATGTTAGATACTCATAGATATAAGTGGAAAGAACTCATCGTAGACAATCATGAGTTTTGTAGAAGTGTGGCAGGCAGGAAGCCTGTCAAAAGTTACTTCACTTTAAGTTCATTTGGCCCCTTGGCTGGAAGGGGAgtttgttgggctattgcccatgttccatCCAAAGGctcatggcctaatcctacttgaaaaaggattggaattattctctttatttggtttccaattatATTacgaaaaggattggaattgtaattatatttgtagttggtttggctttttaaggaaaaacacaactctataaatagaggatggtcttgagagaataattcaattgctcattgatattgtctttgaaagacattagaacataagagaggtttttgagagagctttcaacaagagaaaaagagagaaggaaaagggttcttttgctgcagtttTTTTCTCCGACGAGCAATATTCAAATCATGCTTTctgattaactaaccgttggatcgttctgaaatttggactgagtgttgCTGACATCTTGTTGGTTGATTTGGATGGTGGAGATTGGATTCGTAGGTCCAgaagatcctgttttaggtcccAAACAGAGGTTGGATTTGGGTGGTgttttttctatttatcttttgttggtgtagctattgtttgttatttttggcACTTATTGTGTatccattagaagaatatttgtaaccctcttattggtatagtgaagcaattcggatcttgtcgatcccgtggtggttACCTTCTGTTGGAAGGATTTTTTCAcattaaacttggtgttctttaatGTTCGATttttggtttcatcttttcgttACAATAACAACTTCACTTGAAGTTATTTGTAATCTTCTTTCATCTTTGATAAAGCTTTGTACACAAAGAgttaacatttttaaaacaaaaagagaaggaaagatTAAGGGAGTAACACTGCCCGATAAGCTCCTATCTCAAATCTCAGAAACTGTCTCTCTTTCTTACATTGTGTGGTCTTGAGATTTTTGATGAAGCGGTTCGCCTGTTCTATGCAAATCTCTGCATCTCACCTAACAGTGGTGAGTTAGAATCGTTGGTGCTCGGTAAATGCTTTATCATCAATAAGAAGTTATTCGAAGATGTGTTTGGTACTAAGTTTCTAGGGTAATTCCATACAGGAATGGAACATGGACTGATGAATCTGAAGTTTCTCTAGATGGTGAAAAGCGAGTTTGGTTGAACCCGACACTCACATTTCTGAATTTGGGCCCTTATCTATGTTTTGAGAATCATATTCTCGCACATATCCTTGCCACAACGTTTATTCCCAAGAAGGGCTCATTGAATAATATCTCTACTCGTGATGTATTCATTCTCTACTTCCTACTTAAAAAATACCGCATCAACTGGACAGAATGGTTCAAGGCATATATGTGGAAGTGTTGAAGACTTGAATGTCTCGGCAAGTCTGCCCTATGGCATGCTTATCTCGGGGATTATTGTGAACAGTCTTGTGGATCCTTATATGTTTACCCCTTATCTTATAAATGCAACTTATTATTCTCATACTTTTTCTAGTATGGGGTATGTGCAGGTTGGTGAAAAGTGGGTAAAAAAGGACTCAGTCAAAGCTCGGGCAGACTCTCCCGAACCCTAAAAAATCTCGGTGGATTTCGCCGCTCTTTTAGTGCTGGACAATGAGGAGGTCAGAAATAGACATTTAGTTGTAGAACGAAACTTAGAGACCTTTCATGATGCTGTGGAAAGGTATTTGATTTACAGAAAGACTCTAACACTGATATCAGTAAGTTGCGCATCGCCATGACAATGATTAAGCAGAAAGGTATCTCAATGGTAAATCTCTTGATCCAACTAGTAAACTCTCTGAAGAGTGGAGTCAACTCCTCCAATAATGAGCTTGTTGTTACAGTTCAGACCTCATACTCCAATCTTCCGTGGAATGTGGAATGTTCGTACAACACCTTCTGTGAGTAAGTGAATAACTCCCTCAAGTACTTTTGGTTTGGTCATTAACTCTACTGGCTGAACCTTTACTTTTTGCACTAACTTTCAATAGGGGCATGTGCCTTTCTATCTCTTGGACTACTGTTTTTTTGTCTCTCTGACTCTTAGAATACTCTGGTAtctgttgtctttgttttaATCTAGTATGCTTTTCGCTattctttatattattaaaaggggGAGAAAACAAATCTATCTTTCTTACCGCTCCATGAGATGGGGGAGATAAGACAGAGAGAGCTGCATACAACAATGAACTAAGACATGAAACCTCATGGAAGTACAACTAACTttctgaaaaaaattgattgtcaagattaaaattaaaatagtgaTCAATCTTATCATTATAAAAAGGGGAAGATTGTTAACTCAAGAGCGttagttaattttgaaaatagacACTTAACGCGTTGATCTCAATTTTCGTAGGTCAcaatttcaaaaaggaaatcatcAGCGCAAACGAtttcaagaaggaaaatatttgcTTGAAGTTGCAAAGTAGCATTGAAAAGGCAAGCCTCAAATCTAAGGGACAAAAGAAGGAAAGGAATATATGGTTGATCAACATATAAATGAAAGTCTAAATGAAGTAGAATACTTGCACACTTTGCAGAGATCACAACCGAATCATCAAGAAAGGAAAAGAGATAAATCAAGCCACAAGATAAAAAGTATGTTGAtcatacaagaaaaatataaaaccaGCAAAATGAAAGCAGAAGAAGCAATTCACTTCATGGATACAGATTAACTAAATCGCCTCAATCAAGGACTCCCTAAATTAATCCTTGATTAAGATAAATCCCTTGGGGTTTTCCTTACAAGAGCACATATCATCATCTACATAAACCGACCTAGATTTGTACTGTAAACTATGCAACTTTACTTGAGCTTAGACAAtagttttattttctctttcataAATCTTCGTAAACCCGTGAGTcatacaattgaaaagaaaagagaaaagaaagaatctGAGTGTAGGTATACAAGTTGAGGCAGTGTCAAGGTAGAAATCTCATTTGCATATGAGACAtgataaagtttcaattttctgTAACACGAAGATCTCTTCAAATCTCTTAAGGAAAACCCTTAAATCCCAAGGGGACTGGACTAGACACCGCATTGGTGATCCGAACCAGGATAAAACCTTTTGTGTCAATTATTTACTGCAACTTTCTTATATTGTTTATCTTCCTAGCAACTTGCAGGTAAGCCAACTATCGACTACTGGTAGTTTACTaagtgaattttaaatataaaccCCCGCCCCCCAATatcacaataaatttaaaaagaaataagggatTTAGCTAGATTTGAATCCTAGTTTTGTAGGTGATTCCTTTAGCACAAGGATAGATCTACACTCATTAAAAGTGCACTGTAAATTATATCTATGCACCCACACATATTATTGTGGGTCCGCCTCTCACATCAAGATAAAGTTACTTCACGAgtgaaaatgttattatttttgttgcccAACATATaatctaatgaaatgatgtaatctatttaattttaaaataaaataagaattatatGGTACAACTAATTTATGATATGCAACTATAATATTAGTAATACTAGTGGTGAATGcttaaaatatttactatttatagctaatatttttatttcatagaaaatagTAAATACACACAACTATCTACTATTTGGTTTTAATATTAGGCATTTCTAGGCTAATCTTCATTTGCTCAGATAAATCGCGACTTATCCAAAAGGGGATAACTATTTgatagttttttattagtttttcatgtataagtgtatttgtttcattgatttttcttctatttaatcTCAAGCATTGATACGGATGGTAATCGAGCCAAATAGATCAATTTTAGTCAATCATATTGTGTCAAGATAACAAACGGTTTAAGATCCAATTAAAACTGAATTAATttgatcaatatgaattgagcCAAAAAGGAGCAGATAATGAGTCAAGAGccaactcaactcaattttcaccaagcttaattaatttattttttcttttaaaatattttagtacacaataacattattgataaaattattttatggatATATGTAAAGAATTATACTACACAACCTCCTACTTTTTCATTAGGGATGACAATGGGGCGGTGTAGGGCGGGGGCGGTGCGGGTTGAGCTTAACCCACAAACTTTTTAATCTGCCCCGCCCCGCATagcaaaaattttcattttcaacccgCCCTGCCCCACCCTACCCCACATAGACCTGTCCCGCATGAACTCGCCCtgtataattttaataatattttttttcttagttatgtttgatactaaaaataaaattcataaaaaaaattcattttttccttaagttgtattaatttaataggatagtgactttaaattttatttcttagagGTGAATTGAGAATCATGCAAGAAATTGTATTACTTTTTATGAACCATcttcatttataattttgaatatttttgtagacttaatgaatttatcttaataaataatgttcttTCATTCGATGACATGTAAgaagttaaaattaagtttgaacccatataaaatcacatatacccACAGCCCACCCTGACccacattaattaaaaagaaatccaCTTAAACCCACCCCGCATTAGACCCGCCCCACATAACCTTAAGCCCGCCCCGCCTCACATACCCTTAAACCTATCCTGCCCCGCATCCGGTTCGCCTTATTAccattcttatttttcatgtctgtctaaaaaaatgataatcaaATTAGTGAATATAAACGCCTTATAATGTACAAAACCATTTATgttgagaaatttaaaatttatatataaacaaacaaaaaacactcctatatatatcatataaaataatttcaagaaaattcaaatgaatatgCCTTCGCCCATTCTAGATTCGCCCTTGCATAAAGGTGGCTAAAATGCAGGaattttgtatcaataataCTGAACAAATGATATCTCTTGGTTATTTCTAGGtctcttatatataaaaatgacgaattttttattaaaaaagatcacaaaatccgaaaattgaatttgtaactgACCTATAAAATGAAGTTTAACTATTTTGTGGTGTTAAATGTCACATGCGAAAAATATTAAGTGGACTGAATTGGACAAATCACATTAATTGTAGTCACCTTTCACcttaatttatgttatatttgcttctttttaacaaaaaaaaaattatttccaaaagaAAGTCTTTTCATTGTCCTATATTAAATGTCCACTTTATTATAGATAATTATTTCAATCATTTGGATCTCATTTATTCtcaaaattattacttttttaatcttttaaattaatcaagtttGAAAACCTTCAGAAAAAAATTCTGTATgtgcaaattaatgaaatttatcattttttataataacaaaataaataacgaaattaaaataaaaaatacatattttatctctacatttttagtaaatttataatcacattaatcTATAAGATTTCTATTACATGTCACATTCcaattttctgtttatttttaatttttttatgtcgaATTAAATATTATCACGTAAATTGATACGGACAAGACAATACAACTAAGGAACCAACATAATTAATTGCCCCCACCACCCACCCCACTCACCCCACTCCATATTACAATTctgtaaattttaatttatgaagaAAACATATCTCCCCCTTTCCTTCTTTAGTTCCCTCTTTCACTCCGCGGTGATGAAATTGAAGATTCCAAAATCATACTTATTTGTGTTCAGCGGTTGAAGGATAACGTGTGCGCAAAATGGTATTTGATACTTTTCTAACTCTTTTTGGATGTTTACAGTAGTAATTTTAGTTGTCGATAAGCTTAAAATttgctttctctttttgtttaaaaatcaaatctttctcatttgggtgttgttaattttgtgaaatagaagACCTATCTTCCACCTTGTACTTTTTTTTGTGGTAGATGTTAGTTTTCTTGGGATTTTGGAACGTAGAAAGAAccctattttcctttatttctttttgttttttagatgTTGGTTTTACTGAATAACATTCCTTTGATGTCGAGGGGCTATCGAAAATCAACTCTGAAACACCACAAACAAAGTTAGGAGTAAAATGTTGTGTACATGCTATCCTTTCTAGAACTTTGGAAACTTAACTTTCTATCTGGCTAAGGAACTAGTCCAAGTTATaccaatatgtatatatattggacATGATCCTTCCTCACCTATGAACAGGAAACTCGAGAAGCATCACCAGATATCGGATTCGTAAGTTGATATTTATTTCGAAGTTATGTTATATGTTGAATTTCTTAGGAGAGGTTGAAACATTGAGTGAAACTTACTATCTGTCTGGTTAGTAGAGATTTCTTGCTTGTTAAGAGATTAGTCCAAGTAAGAACGAGAAGTATGTTGGACATGTTACTTTCTTAAGAAGATGCATCATCCAATTTGGGATTCTTGAGTTGATGTAAATTTCgaagttatgttgtgtgttaaatTCTCTTAGGAGAGCTTGAAGTATTGAATGGAAATTTACTTTTTGTATGGTTATAGGAATTTCTTGTTTGCTAAGAGATTTGTCTAAGTTAGACCgacaagtatatatatgttggacatgatcttcgagtttcttcttcacagaTGAGGAAGGATCAAACATATATACTTGTCCGTTTAACTAAGACTAATCCCTTAAGCAAACACAAATTCCTACTAACTGTACAAAAAGTAAGCTTCCATTCAATAATTTATGCTCGCCAAGAGAATtcaacacacaacataacttcGAGATAGACATCAACTCACGAATCCCAAATTGGGTGATTCTtctcgagtttcttcttcacaaatgaGGAAGCATCATGTCTAACATGTATACTTCTCGGTCTAACTTGGACTAATTGCTTAGCAGACAAAAAATTTCTACTAGCTAGACAGAAAGTAAGTTTCCACTCAATGCGTCAAGCTCACCAAGGAAATTTAACATAcaacataactttgaaataaacatCAATCAAGAATCCCAAATTGGGTGATGATTCTTCGAGTTTCGTCTTCATAGATAAGGAATGAGTATGTCCATCATACTTCTCGGTATAACTTGGAGTTATTCTTTAATAATCAAGAAATTACTAAAAGTAAGTTGCATTTCACTCTCTtctaatagtacatcataaaacttaactgtCCTCAGGTGATTAAATCTGATATTCGAGAAGCTTGCATGAATCTCATCAATAAACTCATAGGGGACAAGTTCGAAATAATCCCCATAACTAAGGATACATAATCATTCTTCTTGTAGCATAAATGTTTGGGGTCATATATCCCAAAAAGGTTAACTGAAATAGTAGTATTTGTTGTACCAGTGTTAAATTTATAGTCAAACATTTGTACTAAAATTAATACAAgtactatatttatatatactaccaaaCGACTCCTTTAGTGTTGAAAGAAGTGTCAAGTATTATCTACTGATTTATAATGTTGCATAAACATATGTCGTTCAGATAGTGTTTTGATGTAAACACTCACTACTATAAAATTGTAGTACAATAAGTATCGCATCATAAATTTGAACTTCTAGGTTCCCTTCAAATTCTatataaaatactttatatgtgtttacTTTGACCTAATACAAACAATTTTACATCAAGAGttgcaaattaaagaaatcaatgcaaGTGTCATCTACGAATTATacaccttttcttttaatgttaaagttgtgacatgtttgtttgttgtttgtGTAGCATATACTCTGTCCTTACAAATagtattcttttttaatttctacaAATTATCATGCCTCTAGATAAACAAAGACTATGTTTACCTTCTCTTGATCGACTTAGCAATCTTGCCATTcatttaattgatgaaattttaaatagGTTGTCTTTCCAAGATTTATAAGAACTAGTACACTTTCTATGGATTGGCAATATACTTTCCCAAAAATTGCACAGGTTAAATTTGACCAAAAGGTCTGGGAAACACCAGAGGACTTGACATcccctaccattggatttattccTATTCTTGATTGTTTCCTCTTGTTTCATATAGGAATAACATCGAAAGTTATCCTCGACTTTACTAGTCTAAAAGTATGTCCTAAATAAAAATTCTTGATCTAACTTGGACTAATCCCTTAACAGGAAATAAGTTCCTACTAACCAAAAAGTAAGTTTCCCTGAGAGAACTCAACAAATAACATAACTTTGCAATAAACAACCAAAGACTCAAATCATATATCATTTAAGAGCATCCATGAAATGTAAAAACCATCTCTATTCCCAAACAGAGTATTCAAAACATTTACAATTCTATGCTTCAAAGCAGATAAAATCTTTACAGTACCTTAAAGCAATGGCAAAACACAGCCTTACTACTCATCAACCAAACATCTAGTTTCTGTTTGCACTTTCAAAACATTTTAGCCAAAGATTAAGAAGGATTGTGATAATGATACTAATCAACAAGATACACAACTTCTGCCTTATATGATGCCCGTTGAGACTTTGTTATCTCCATGAATACATTGAGAGATTCTTTAGTTTCCATTTGACAAGGCCTGATTACCATTTTCACCAGTGCTGGAGACTTTGCCAATAAAACCTTGATAAGctgcatttcaccctcttctaatagtacatcataaaacttaactgtCCTGATTAAATGTGATACCAAAAAGCTTGCAGCAATCTCATAAACAACCTCATGGGGCACAGATTCGAAAAAAATCTCCATCACTAAGGATAATCCctcaagaaaaatcaagaaaaaaaaacattaagtcattacatacgaatataaaaacatggaaaagatagagagaaaaataaacattagaGACGAccttaatttcaatttcttccacATTTGGGGAACTTCGTATAATGCAAAGAATAAAAGAAAGCTCAAAAAACTCTCCAAGAGTAGTCCAAGATATGAAAAGGTATTTCAGACAGTTAAGAGCTGATGGAAGCCTTGTTGGCATAACTTCAGTTGATCCATTATCGaactacaaataaaatgacaaaatcaggATGgctcaaagtaaaaaaaaagtacacatGAAAATGCATTACCATTAAGTAAAATGAAGCAACATTACCTCAAAAAGATCCCAACTGAAACACTCAAGAGCAGGAATAGACGAAAAAATACTGACAAAATCATCTTCATCCTCTAGAACCAATTCTCTAGGCACATACAGAACATTGGAAAGAACATGAACATTTTCAAGATATATCAATTGTATATCGCCATGAAATACAAATGACCTTAGCTTAGGAGCATTAATACTCATTAGGTACGGATTGTCTATGTCTTTTAGCACCAAATCCTCAAGCAACGGGTTATTAGAGATCAAACTTTCAAACGTATTAGAAGATAATgtgatatatttcaattttatcctAATCAACTTAATGAATCCCTGAAAGAAACATGGAAGTTGTATTTCACATTCCATGAGATACAATTGCCTCAATGctgaacaataaaaaaagaagttggGCAACCTGAATGGAGGATAAGTAAATGAAAGTTTAAGgacaaaatgttgaatgtgaACAGTGTCGAGGGAAAAAATCAGAGAGACGATCAACATTAGGACACACTATTAGAATAATAATATTGAGGGTGATcttcaatattattcctctatgAAACCTGAGGAAACTCTCAAGAATCGGAATAAATGCAATGGTAGGCGATGTCAAGTCCTCGGGTGTTTTCCACActgtttgatcaaacttcacaTGTGCAATTCTGCAGCAAATATATTGCCAGTCCTTCGAAACTGTACTATCTCTTACAACATCTCGAAAAGACAACCTACTTAGAATGTCATCGATtaaatgaatgttaaggttGTTAAGTCGATCAAGAGAAGGTAAACTAAGTCTTTGTTAATCCGGAGGCATGATATTAtgtagaaaataaacaaaagtacGATAGGTAAGGTCAATGTACACGCTacacgaacaacaaacaaacatgtcatAACTCTAAGATTTAAAGAAAAGGTGCATAATAGGAGGAAAATGTCACCTCTTTCCATgtttaaaaaatgcaaaagaaattatttgttgctgacatttgcattgatttctttaatctGCAACTCTTGATGTAAATTTGTTTGGCTTAGGttaaataaaacacatataagtatttttgtatagaatttgaaaaaaattagacGTATAAATTAGTGATGTTATACTTATTGTACTAGAAATTTGTAGTATTGAGTGCTTATATCAAAATACTATAAGAATGACATGTGTTTGTTGtaacattataaatgaatagatAATACTTGACACTtttggtagtatatataaaaatagtttgtatgaaattttagtacaatgtttgacCGTAAATTTAACTCTGGTACAACTAATActagtattacaattaacctcttttgggatatatgaccccaaacatttgttctacaagaagcataaaatattatttagtgAACTACACACTTAATTTCAATAGTTGgtgaaatataataaaaaaatacatccttaaattttaatttatgtataagctattaataagaacaccaaaatcatgagaaatggtattattttgttaattcaaatattcatatccaAACCCATAATTATACCTAAAACCATCAAGACTTGAATGATAAATCAGAttcctataaattaaaaaaaatattgatagttgaacaaggtgatattcattattcaagacTAAGCCATAAGTGTATATGCCTTTAACCTATGTTTtctcaagaaaacataattagaattacacaaataatttactttttcttaatagtgcaattttttaagaaactaCAAATCGTAGGAGGAAAcaagaaataacttaattttgttgCTACCATTACACAATGAATTTAGGTACACCCATCATCAGAAGTTTACTATtgctctttttttaaaaaaaaaaattatttttgttattattgttttaattaggTTTCTTCAGAGGGTGGCTCTATGCCTTTGAAGATGAGGCATATGCCTTAGGCTACAAAAATTGAAAGGCCTAATATTTtagtaacaataaaattatcGCAAGCTTTTTGTAGcaaaaaaaagaatgttttaaTTTGTATGGAACTCTTTTATATGGATCAATTTTAGAATTAACTTCCACAtgatatgtttaagaccacaagattaaaaaaatatttttgtataaatatatctttagtttaatatcataaaaataaaactatttttatgaaaaagaaagaaataacttgaatctcacataaaaataaaaaataattaaaattcggCCTCCAACTTATTTTTGCTTTAGGAAACCATCTACCTTGAGTCGTCACtgacttttttttatcaa includes:
- the LOC107016818 gene encoding uncharacterized protein LOC107016818, producing MSINAPKLRSFVFHGDIQLIYLENVHVLSNVLYVPRELVLEDEDDFVSIFSSIPALECFSWDLFEFDNGSTEVMPTRLPSALNCLKYLFISWTTLGEFFELSFILCIIRSSPNVEEIEIKGLSLVMEIFFESVPHEVVYEIAASFLVSHLIRTVKFYDVLLEEGEMQLIKVLLAKSPALVKMVIRPCQMETKESLNVFMEITKSQRASYKAEVVYLVD